The genomic segment ATACAGGAAATCGGAGCGCGAAAGATTTCCGCGCTCCCCGACCGATTCATCATACGTTCATCGCCGGATTCCGTCAAACAGAATCATTACTGCCAATGCACAAAGCCTGACGGTCGTTTCGGCCGTCAGGCTTTGTGCGTAATCCGCTTTATTGTGGGGCGGAATTTCTGTTTTTTTCGATGTTCCGTCCCGCAGTGATATTTTTTGTTTGACCTTATTTAGCGGCGTTCTTGACGCGCTCTTCGAAGTTGGTTCTCAATTCGGCGCGCTCGTCGAGGCAGCGCTGCCAGTCCACGGGCATGGAGTTGGCGACGATGTCGGCCGTGGCGATCGCGTCGTAGGGCGCTTCGGGATAATCCTTGCGCACGGAATGCATCCATGCCTTGACGATGTACTTCTGCCCCTCTGCGGAGAGGAACCAGTCGGTCAGCTCTTCGCAGACTTTTTCGTGGCCGTGGGCGCTCCACTCGTTCTTCACGGTCATGATCGGCGAGGGCACGCAGATCGTGCCGTCTTCGGGGTAGATCACTTCGATGGCGCTGTCTTCCTCTTCGCGCTTTTTCAGCACCGACTCTTCGAGGATCATGATCTCCTTGCATTCCCCCGTCTCCAGCTTGGTCAGCGCGACCGAGCCGGATTCGACCATGACGCGGTTGGCGCCCAGTTTGTCGTAGTAT from the Pyramidobacter porci genome contains:
- a CDS encoding ABC transporter substrate-binding protein, producing the protein FAGESMKGVGSMSNPLTSGTALVAISALKDKYGYGYYDKLGANRVMVESGSVALTKLETGECKEIMILEESVLKKREEEDSAIEVIYPEDGTICVPSPIMTVKNEWSAHGHEKVCEELTDWFLSAEGQKYIVKAWMHSVRKDYPEAPYDAIATADIVANSMPVDWQRCLDERAELRTNFEERVKNAAK